In Nitrobacteraceae bacterium AZCC 1564, the following proteins share a genomic window:
- a CDS encoding adhesin transport system outer membrane protein (product_source=KO:K12543; cath_funfam=1.20.1600.10; cleavage_site_network=SignalP-noTM; cog=COG1538; ko=KO:K12543; pfam=PF02321; superfamily=56954; tigrfam=TIGR01844), which yields MRTLAYAIPALLLACFNPENAFSQTAFSINDALQQAIKTNPGVGEAAANRRATESELRQQQGTLLPQVRLEARTGPERFNQQVVPAPLGNGDWRNGREVSIVARQLVFDGFASINEIWRQSARVNAAAARVHERTELLALDAAEAYVDVVRYQRLIVIAEDNVRVHQNLFANVQARFNGGRAGEGDLEQTRERVENAIATLAGFRQNLDEARAKYRRAVGLEPFNLRQPNRLPGLPKTKDESLAIALRFNPTIQAADSDARAAKYAFKSTSGAFVPNVYLEGRAASGIDSNGYVGKRDDVAGKVVVSWDIFRGGQDTWKRSEMAERYVEETMRHARLQRDAVQSIDSAWAARTLTADRITALNRQITSDRKVIVSYQKEYELGQRSLVDLLNAQNQLFNALVSLVSTQNVAVFADYQLLAAMGGLIQYVKAPPPADAEPLAEVPFGLIPTKLPPIILHTPVSGPEPLPVPVRAEPVPALNYAGNGNAFDERWNSVNDVNGWFANTKKWSVSKAQASATR from the coding sequence ATGCGAACATTGGCCTACGCCATCCCGGCTTTGCTTCTCGCCTGTTTCAATCCTGAGAATGCATTCAGTCAGACGGCCTTTTCAATCAACGACGCCCTCCAACAGGCCATCAAGACGAACCCTGGCGTAGGTGAAGCGGCCGCGAACCGCCGCGCAACCGAGTCCGAATTGCGGCAGCAGCAGGGCACGCTTTTGCCTCAGGTCCGGCTCGAAGCCCGCACCGGCCCTGAACGATTCAACCAGCAGGTGGTGCCCGCTCCGCTGGGAAACGGTGACTGGCGCAATGGGCGGGAAGTCTCCATCGTCGCACGCCAGCTCGTGTTCGACGGCTTCGCATCCATCAACGAAATCTGGCGACAGTCCGCGCGCGTGAACGCCGCTGCCGCGCGTGTCCACGAGCGCACCGAGCTGCTCGCGCTGGACGCCGCCGAAGCGTATGTCGACGTGGTGCGCTACCAGCGCCTCATCGTTATCGCCGAAGACAATGTGCGGGTTCACCAAAACCTGTTCGCCAACGTTCAGGCCCGCTTCAATGGCGGCCGTGCCGGTGAAGGCGATCTCGAGCAGACCCGTGAGCGCGTCGAAAACGCGATCGCCACCCTTGCCGGTTTCCGCCAGAACTTGGATGAGGCCCGCGCCAAGTATCGCAGGGCCGTCGGCCTCGAGCCGTTCAATCTTCGCCAGCCCAACCGTCTGCCCGGATTGCCGAAGACCAAGGACGAATCGCTCGCGATCGCGCTGAGGTTCAATCCCACCATCCAGGCTGCGGATTCGGATGCCCGCGCGGCGAAGTATGCCTTCAAGAGCACGTCGGGCGCATTCGTCCCCAACGTTTATCTCGAAGGCCGTGCCGCGTCCGGCATCGACTCCAACGGTTATGTCGGCAAGCGCGACGATGTCGCCGGCAAGGTCGTCGTGAGCTGGGACATCTTCCGCGGCGGACAGGACACCTGGAAACGCTCGGAAATGGCCGAGCGCTATGTCGAAGAAACCATGAGGCATGCGCGCCTGCAGCGCGACGCGGTGCAATCGATCGACAGTGCCTGGGCTGCCCGTACCCTGACCGCGGATCGCATCACGGCGCTGAACCGGCAGATCACGTCGGACCGCAAGGTCATCGTGTCCTATCAGAAGGAATACGAACTCGGTCAGCGCTCGCTGGTGGACCTGCTAAACGCTCAGAACCAATTGTTCAACGCTCTGGTGTCGCTAGTCTCGACCCAGAACGTCGCAGTGTTCGCCGACTATCAGTTGCTCGCGGCGATGGGCGGATTGATTCAGTATGTGAAGGCGCCTCCTCCGGCTGATGCCGAGCCGCTCGCCGAGGTGCCGTTCGGTCTCATTCCGACCAAGCTGCCGCCGATCATCCTGCACACGCCCGTTTCGGGGCCGGAGCCGCTGCCTGTCCCTGTGCGCGCGGAGCCAGTCCCCGCTTTGAACTATGCCGGCAACGGCAATGCATTCGATGAACGCTGGAACAGCGTGAATGACGTCAACGGGTGGTTTGCAAACACGAAGAAGTGGTCGGTCTCGAAAGCCCAAGCTTCCGCGACCCGCTGA
- a CDS encoding protein PhnA (product_source=KO:K06193; cog=COG2824; ko=KO:K06193; pfam=PF03831; superfamily=82057; tigrfam=TIGR00686), giving the protein MNDQNDDYVYDEATGEWRPASEIAAEKARAAEVRDASGNVLADGDSVILIKDLKVKGAGQTLKQGTVIKSIRLTDNPEEIDCRHDAIKGLVLRTEFVRKR; this is encoded by the coding sequence ATGAACGACCAGAACGACGACTACGTCTATGATGAGGCAACCGGCGAGTGGCGGCCCGCGTCCGAAATCGCTGCGGAGAAAGCCAGGGCCGCTGAGGTTCGCGATGCATCCGGCAACGTTCTCGCAGACGGAGACTCCGTCATCCTGATCAAGGACCTCAAGGTTAAGGGCGCCGGCCAGACCCTCAAGCAGGGAACGGTTATCAAGTCGATCCGGCTCACAGACAACCCGGAAGAAATCGACTGCCGCCACGATGCGATCAAAGGCCTGGTCTTGCGCACTGAGTTCGTGCGCAAGCGCTGA
- a CDS encoding hypothetical protein (product_source=Hypo-rule applied; cleavage_site_network=SignalP-noTM), producing MVRFALAGFAMLALAGAAAAEEDNGPALVDLFAKTCALRPALPSEIERIASGVGFVSEGSAISAAMESRPQIDILYSARLTKRGEKVSLTAYFAGPVDAPTVSCGLNTIGVSAEALPGLIETSLNAHDRTEKTPADNKRLRASWRVGAAEGGDTLEVSAWRDSPRRASISFMYRSRKQ from the coding sequence ATGGTTCGGTTCGCGCTCGCAGGATTTGCGATGCTGGCGCTCGCGGGCGCGGCCGCGGCGGAAGAAGACAACGGCCCCGCGCTGGTCGATCTCTTCGCCAAGACCTGCGCACTACGGCCGGCATTGCCGAGCGAAATAGAACGCATCGCGTCAGGGGTGGGGTTCGTCAGTGAGGGCAGCGCGATCTCGGCTGCAATGGAGAGCAGGCCCCAGATCGACATTCTTTATTCGGCAAGATTGACGAAGCGGGGCGAGAAAGTCAGCTTGACCGCCTATTTCGCCGGTCCCGTCGATGCCCCGACCGTGTCGTGCGGGCTGAACACCATCGGTGTGTCAGCCGAAGCTCTGCCGGGTCTAATCGAGACATCATTGAATGCCCACGACCGAACCGAGAAGACCCCCGCCGACAACAAGCGACTTCGGGCGAGCTGGCGTGTAGGCGCGGCGGAGGGCGGCGACACACTTGAAGTGTCAGCGTGGCGGGATTCGCCGCGGCGGGCCTCGATTTCGTTCATGTATCGCAGCCGCAAGCAGTGA
- a CDS encoding hypothetical protein (product_source=Hypo-rule applied; transmembrane_helix_parts=Outside_1_19,TMhelix_20_42,Inside_43_49), translating to MWRLSHIFDPIGLTLRPKKVFYYRNCFASLQHASVVAVWGITCRERSLR from the coding sequence ATGTGGCGCTTGAGCCACATTTTCGACCCGATTGGGTTAACGCTCAGGCCGAAAAAGGTATTTTATTACCGCAATTGCTTCGCCTCGCTGCAGCACGCATCAGTTGTCGCGGTATGGGGCATCACCTGCCGGGAACGGAGTTTGCGCTGA
- a CDS encoding hypothetical protein (product_source=Hypo-rule applied; cleavage_site_network=SignalP-noTM; pfam=PF12071), whose amino-acid sequence MRNAIWALIAVAGAYAFTSSPAEAARVYPYCLVEAFEAGPGTCYYDSYAQCMASASGRRAYCQLNPIVAFQQQGYGQYGYGYDDQPPPVKKKKRRPHY is encoded by the coding sequence ATGCGCAATGCAATTTGGGCTCTGATAGCGGTGGCGGGCGCTTATGCGTTCACTTCATCCCCGGCAGAGGCAGCCAGGGTTTATCCTTATTGTCTGGTCGAAGCCTTCGAGGCCGGGCCCGGCACCTGTTATTATGACAGCTATGCGCAGTGCATGGCGAGCGCCTCCGGCCGGCGCGCGTATTGCCAGCTCAATCCGATTGTCGCCTTCCAGCAGCAGGGATATGGCCAATATGGCTATGGCTACGACGATCAGCCGCCGCCCGTGAAAAAGAAGAAGCGCCGGCCTCATTACTGA